A stretch of Anoplopoma fimbria isolate UVic2021 breed Golden Eagle Sablefish chromosome 4, Afim_UVic_2022, whole genome shotgun sequence DNA encodes these proteins:
- the nox1 gene encoding NADPH oxidase 1 has protein sequence MGNWIINHGLTSFILVVWMGINIFLFVWFYQFYDLGDDYFYTRHLLGSALAWARAPAAVLNFNCMLILLPVCRNLLSFLRGSFVCCGRTMRKQLDKNLSFHKLVAYMIALMTAVHMIAHLLNVEWYNNSRRGIYDDLSTALSNLADEENNTYLNPIRTTDVDAQQTPTYFVFTTIAGLTGVIITLALILIITSSMEVIRRSYFEVFWYTHHLFVIFFAGLVFHGAGFIVRKQVTTNPPHNFTLCKDRSAEWGRNPECPYPQFTGGPAQTWWWVIGPMVLYIFERLLRFIRYMQAVTYRKIVMHPSKVLELQLMKDGFKMEVGQYVFLNCPAISQLEWHPFTMTSAPEEDFFTVHIRSAGDWTDKLIDIMQQLPEGAQGPKMGVDGPFGTASEDVFDYEVSMLVGAGIGITPFASILKSIWYKFKISNPKLRTRKIYFYWLCRETHAFEWFADLLQSLEREMEERGMVDFLTYKLYLTGWDQSHATHAWIHSDEDTDVVTGLKQKTHYGRPAWDKEFEQVRKENPTSVVGTFLCGPAALATVLEKKCVKYSDVDPRKTKFYFNKENF, from the exons ATGGGGAACTGGATTATCAACCATGGACTCACATCATTCATACTG GTGGTCTGGATGGGCATCAACATCTTCCTCTTCGTCTGGTTCTATCAATTCTACGATCTGGGGGATGACTATTTCTACACGCGTCATCTTTTGGGG tctgCCTTGGCCTGGGCCAGAGCTCCTGCAGCGGTCCTCAACTTCAACTGCATGCTGATCCTCCTCCCGGTGTGCAGGAACCTGCTGTCGTTTCTCCGAGGCTCCTTTGTG TGTTGCGGAAGAACAATGAGGAAACAACTAGACAAAAACTTGAGTTTCCACAAGCTGGTGGCGTACATGATCGCTCTGATGACAG CCGTTCACATGATCGCCCATCTGTTAAACGTAGAGTggtacaacaacagcagacgAGGAATTTATGATGATCTCAGCACTGCTCTGTCCAACCTGGCAGACGAGGAAAACAACACCTACCTGAACCCCATCCGCACCACAGACGTT GATGCACAGCAGACCCCAACATACTTTGTCTTCACCACCATCGCCGGCCTCACGGGGGTCATCATCACTCTGgccctcatcctcatcatcacctcCTCCATGGAGGTCATCAGACGCAGCTACTTCGAAGTCTTCTGGTACACCCACCACCTCTTCGTTATCTTCTTCGCTGGTCTCGTGTTTCACGGAGCTGG ATTCATCGTGAGGAAGCAGGTGACGACAAATCCCCCGCACAATTTCACCTTATGTAAAGACCGCAGTGCTGAATGGGGACGGAATCCTGAGTGTCCCTATCCTCAGTTCACAGGAGGGCCGGCAcag acctGGTGGTGGGTGATCGGTCCAATGGTCCTGTACATCTTTGAACGTCTGCTGCGTTTCATTCGTTACATGCAGGCCGTCACATACAGGAAG ATTGTGATGCATCCATCCAAGgtgctggagctgcagctgatGAAGGACGGTTTCAAAATGGAGGTGGGCCAGTACGTCTTCCTCAACTGCCCGGCCATCTCCCAGCTGGAGTGGCATCCGTTCACCATGACCTCCGCCCCCGAGGAGGACTTCTTCACCGTGCACATCCGCTCTGCTGGGGACTGGACAGACAAACTCATTGACATCATGCAGCAGCTACCGGAGGGAGCACAGGGACCCAA AATGGGTGTGGACGGACCCTTTGGCACCGCCAGCGAGGACGTCTTCGACTACGAGGTCAGCATGCTGGTCGGCGCCGGCATCGGAATCACTCCCTTCGCGTCCATCCTCAAGTCCATCTGGTACAAGTTCAAAATCTCCAACCCTAAACTGCGCACCAGAAAG ATCTACTTTTATTGGCTCTGCCGGGAAACACACGCCTTTGAATGGTTTGCCGACCTGCTGCAGAgtctggagagagagatggaggagagagggatggtgGACTTCCTCACCTACAAGCTCTATCTGACCGGATGGGACCAAAGCCAT GCTACTCACGCCTGGATTCACTCTGATGAGGACACTGACGTGGTCACTGGGCTCAAACAGAAAACTCACTATGGCCGACCCGCCTGGGACAAGGAGTTTGAACAAGTCCGCAAAGAAAACCCCAC GTCTGTGGTGGGAACTTTCTTGTGTGGCCCTGCAGCTCTAGCGACAGTCTTGGAAAAGAAATGTGTCAAATACTCAGATGTGGATCCCCGGAAGACCAAATTTTACTTCAACAAGGAGAATTTctga
- the cstf2 gene encoding cleavage stimulation factor subunit 2: protein MANLAAAAAAAAAAAIAANRDPAVDRSLRSVFVGNIPYEATEEQLKDIFSEVGLVVSFRLVYDRETGKPKGYGFCEYQDQETALSAMRNLNGREFSGRALRVDNAASEKNKEELKSLGTGAPIIESPYGDNIQPQEAPESISRAVASLPPEQMFELMKQMKLCVQNSPQEARNMLLQNPQLAYALLQAQVVMRIVDPEIALKMLHRQTPVQPLIPSGQVGGAPPVNPPSIPPSVPVSQPQPVPGMHVNGAPQMMQPPNMGVVPGPMPVPGPGPGPGPGQGQGPVPGPVGPPGPGGIPPRGLLGDGPNDPRGGTLLSVTGEVIEPGRGYMAAPPPHQAPPVHMAQMPSGPPPDMRGPPMDMRGPPMGEPRNMMGDPRGPPMMEPRGPPMETRGRDPRAMDARGPVTSQRVPMATGMQVPVPHSMGPNAPPPARPGPGISGVPPSGGGFSPGQNQVSTQDQEKAALIMQVLQLTPEQIAMLPPEQRQSILILKEQIQKTAGGAP, encoded by the exons ATGGCGAACTTAGCCGCTGCTGCTGCggctgcggctgctgctgccatCGCCGCGAACAGAGACCCGGCCGTTGATCGCTCGTTACGATCAGTGTTCG TGGGAAACATCCCGTATGAAGCTACAGAGGAGCAGCTGAAAGACATCTTCTCTGAAGTGGGACTTGTTGTCAGCTTCAG GTTGGTGTATGACAGGGAGACCGGGAAGCCAAAGGGATATGGTTTCTGTGAATATCAGGACCAGGAGACGGCCCTCAGTGCCATGCGGAACCTGAACGGGAGAGAGTTCAGTGGACGGGCCCTCCGTGTTGACAACGCAGccagtgagaaaaacaaggaggagctcaAAA GTTTGGGAACAGGAGCCCCCATTATTGAGTCTCCTTATGGAGACAACATTCAGCCACAGGAAGCCCCGGAGTCCATCAGCAGAGCTGTGGCCAGTCTCCCACCTGAGCAGATGTTTGAACTCATGAAACAGATGAAG ctgtgTGTGCAGAACAGTCCCCAGGAGGCGAGGAACATGCTGCTGCAGAACCCTCAGCTGGCCTACGCTCTGCTGCAGGCCCAAGTGGTGATGCGGATTGTGGACCCTGAGATAGCCTTG AAAATGCTCCACCGTCAAACACCTGTCCAGCCTCTGATTCCCAGCGGGCAGGTTGGAGGAGCACCGCCGGTCAACCCGCCCTCTATTCCGCCCAGCGTGCCGGTGTCTCAGCCGCAGCCTGTG CCTGGAATGCATGTCAATGGAGCCCCTCAAATGATGCAGCCCCCCAACATGGGTGTTGTCCCTGGACCAATGCCTGTCCCAGGCCCGGGACCAGGACCAGGCCCAGGACAAGGACAAGGACCGGTACCAGGGCCAGTCGGACCTCCAG GACCAGGCGGTATCCCACCCAGAGGCCTGCTGGGAGACGGTCCCAATGATCCCAGAGGAGGAACTCTACTATCTGTCACAGGAGAGGTCATAGAGCCGGG tcgGGGTTACATGGCAGCTCCACCACCCCACCAAGCCCCACCTGTGCACATGGCCCAAATGCCAAGTGGACCCCCTCCGGATATGAGAGGCCCTCCGATGGATATGAGAGGCCCACCCATGGGCGAACCACGCAACATGATGGGTGACCCCAGAGGGCCCCCTATGATGGAGCCACGCGGACCCCCAATGGAAACCAGAG gtCGTGACCCGAGGGCGATGGACGCTCGTGGTCCAGTGACGAGTCAGAGGGTTCCCATGGCAACGGGAATGCAAGTCCCCGTTCCTCATAGCATGGGTCCCAACGCGCCTCCACCTGCAAGACCG GGTCCTGGTATCTCTGGCGTTCCTCCATCAGGAGGAGGATTCAGTCCGGGGCAGAACCAGGTCTCCACACAGGACCAGGAGAAG GCTGCCCTGATTATGCAGGTCCTGCAGCTGACCCCAGAACAGATCGCCATGTTGCCCCCGGAGCAGCGGCAGAGCATCCTCATCCTCAAAGAGCAGATTCAGAAGACTGCAGGAGGGGCACCTTGA